From the genome of Deltaproteobacteria bacterium, one region includes:
- a CDS encoding NAD(P) transhydrogenase subunit alpha, whose amino-acid sequence MNEALLSAVTTFVLAVFVGFEVISKVPATLHTPLMSGANAIHGIVLVGAMAIASEAKGPVGYALAFVAVVFAAMNVVGGYVVTDRMLEKFKSRPAPSKTKGPGEPR is encoded by the coding sequence ATGAACGAGGCGCTCCTCTCCGCCGTCACGACCTTCGTCCTCGCGGTCTTCGTGGGCTTCGAGGTGATAAGCAAGGTGCCCGCCACGCTGCACACCCCGCTCATGTCGGGGGCCAACGCGATCCACGGCATCGTCCTCGTCGGGGCGATGGCCATCGCCTCCGAGGCGAAGGGCCCGGTGGGCTACGCGCTCGCCTTCGTGGCCGTGGTCTTCGCCGCCATGAACGTGGTCGGGGGCTACGTGGTCACCGACCGCATGCTCGAGAAGTTCAAGTCCCGCCCGGCCCCGAGCAAGACCAAGGGCCCCGGCGAGCCGCGCTGA